In the genome of Paenibacillus pabuli, one region contains:
- a CDS encoding VOC family protein: MRVKRIVTNINTQNVPAAKNFYQDVLELDLLMNHGWIETYGLIGEDSVQINIATQGGSNTSTPDLSIEVDDVDLVYERMKSAGYTIEYELTDEPWGVRRFYVRDPFGKLINILAHRD, translated from the coding sequence ATGAGGGTGAAACGAATTGTCACCAACATTAATACGCAAAACGTTCCAGCAGCAAAGAACTTTTATCAGGACGTGCTCGAACTTGATTTATTGATGAATCATGGTTGGATTGAAACTTATGGATTAATTGGAGAGGATAGCGTTCAAATAAATATTGCTACACAAGGTGGCTCCAATACATCTACACCTGACCTCTCAATTGAAGTTGATGATGTGGATTTAGTGTACGAACGTATGAAAAGTGCTGGTTATACAATAGAATATGAACTTACTGATGAGCCTTGGGGAGTTCGCAGATTCTATGTCCGCGATCCATTTGGTAAGTTAATTAATATCCTTGCTCATAGAGATTAG
- a CDS encoding cellulase-like family protein, translating to MSSSLNHLPHKLTITMWDFSWYTMTLPGEPYSDLEARFKEAVERGYNTIRICAMPFLLFTAEGKRQGPLHFGSLGEIGQRTRWYNCRGGAELDGHAHLLELFKQAKAHGCYIMLSSWEYQQSPSFLAFPALRDELAAIAPENRFMAIARSMDQLIRYIKAEGYDKQIVYAELHNEVEFGQLTAIGTAQGIATSNVPAMVEAMQPYIEEAVSFLRGSHPDILMTASYTLNEAYPKCYVAGNLQVAHFHLYIKGVLNELTEAAGLDDEQSPFPGAFVQSLLRKDAPPFEEYSLPPGQEWRMEGNPVGLRLLYMHDWAEPDKWDLFLYDNYSKHKLAMLQKADMRLEEAHEWAVHAKLPVVIGEGYVGYTPLLTGFEEGPVGKFIAEYSLRKGMALGFWGMTLCSNCAPHHPFWNDIAWQQKWNRYILESQ from the coding sequence ATGAGTTCATCACTAAACCATTTACCGCACAAACTGACTATTACGATGTGGGATTTCTCCTGGTACACCATGACCTTACCGGGTGAGCCCTATAGCGACCTTGAGGCTAGATTTAAGGAAGCGGTGGAGAGAGGCTACAATACGATTCGAATCTGTGCGATGCCCTTTTTATTGTTCACGGCGGAAGGCAAGCGGCAGGGCCCGTTACACTTTGGAAGCCTTGGAGAGATCGGACAGCGGACACGCTGGTACAACTGCCGAGGCGGCGCTGAGTTGGACGGACATGCGCATTTGCTGGAATTGTTCAAACAGGCCAAGGCCCATGGTTGTTATATCATGCTGTCTTCGTGGGAATATCAGCAAAGCCCCAGCTTTCTGGCCTTTCCCGCGCTGCGCGACGAACTGGCTGCCATCGCCCCGGAGAATCGGTTTATGGCTATTGCCAGGTCCATGGACCAGCTTATCCGGTATATTAAAGCGGAAGGATACGACAAACAGATCGTCTACGCGGAGCTGCATAATGAGGTGGAGTTTGGACAACTGACCGCCATAGGAACTGCTCAAGGCATTGCCACGTCCAATGTGCCGGCTATGGTGGAAGCCATGCAGCCTTATATTGAAGAGGCCGTCAGTTTTCTTAGAGGGAGTCACCCTGACATCCTAATGACCGCAAGCTATACACTAAATGAAGCCTATCCCAAATGTTATGTGGCGGGAAATTTACAGGTTGCACATTTCCATCTGTATATCAAAGGGGTGTTGAATGAACTAACCGAAGCGGCAGGGCTCGATGATGAGCAGTCACCTTTTCCCGGCGCCTTCGTCCAATCACTCCTGCGGAAGGATGCGCCTCCATTTGAAGAGTATTCGCTGCCGCCCGGCCAAGAATGGAGGATGGAAGGAAATCCGGTAGGGTTAAGACTGCTCTATATGCATGATTGGGCGGAGCCGGATAAGTGGGATCTTTTTTTATACGATAATTATAGTAAACATAAGCTGGCTATGCTGCAAAAGGCAGATATGCGTTTGGAGGAAGCTCACGAATGGGCTGTTCATGCCAAGTTACCGGTCGTTATTGGAGAAGGTTATGTGGGTTATACACCGCTGTTAACGGGATTCGAGGAAGGGCCTGTCGGGAAATTTATTGCAGAATACTCGCTGCGTAAAGGCATGGCTCTTGGATTCTGGGGAATGACTTTATGCTCTAACTGTGCACCGCATCATCCCTTCTGGAACGATATCGCCTGGCAGCAGAAATGGAACCGATACATTCTTGAATCACAATAG
- a CDS encoding beta-galactosidase produces the protein MKNYRIAVSDDKKNIFAGHIKLGGVNPSGEQISFTNYYMEKNGEPFFGVCGEFHFSRYEERYWEDEIIKMKMGGVNIVTTYIFWNLHEEAEGVFEWEGNKDLRRFIQLCDQHDLYVMVRIGPFCHGEMRNGGMPDWLFGRPFEVRSNDEGYMMYVRRLYAEISLQVKGLLYKDGGPIIGTQIENEHNHSSAQWGLTTGINNMWLNGGSGGNEHMLRLRDMAIETGIDTPIYTCTGWGGATTPVPDMLPLWGGYAYWPWIYYENDRLEGIKEHPATPEYIFRDKHNNAIPKSYNFEPFYNPEDYPYACCEMGGGMVQFYKYRFEFPYHSVPAMSIMKTAEGCNMLGYYMYHGGSNPKGKINPFTNDLATPKISYDFNAMIGEHGQVRESYRRTKLQHYFFTEFQNQFALTKTVLPGDTSGQDPYDVSELRYAVRSHEGSGFLFLNNFQDHVDNHDLRDMNVSIELPGETVTIPAQGELTLGSGSFAILPYNFDLAGITLKYATAQLITKLEVGDEVYYFFFVPEGMKGSYALASDDVTSVEADGGSALQLGDMTIIEVEEQASTIVRLVSAAGKKIVIYTMTDEQSLGFWKANVRGKQRIIFTDANLLVSGDEIKLESTNQEEITLSIFPDFDEGLGSVSGGKLASTRIDGLFKTYNLLIPRKEIAFTWTKVKNERAVLEFAAGALDGVKEALLQIDYSGDIGYAFIDGDLINDNFCNNTTWEIGLKRFEERLLEKGMYLYISPIRKGTVVNSNTTMAGWNETAAELIADIATVRAVPVYELAITK, from the coding sequence ATGAAGAACTACCGCATTGCTGTAAGCGATGACAAAAAGAATATTTTTGCAGGACATATCAAGCTTGGCGGCGTGAACCCTTCCGGTGAGCAAATCAGTTTTACGAACTACTATATGGAGAAGAACGGTGAGCCGTTCTTTGGCGTGTGCGGAGAGTTCCATTTCTCCCGTTACGAGGAACGATACTGGGAAGATGAGATTATTAAGATGAAAATGGGCGGCGTTAACATCGTCACTACCTATATTTTCTGGAATCTGCACGAGGAAGCGGAAGGCGTGTTTGAATGGGAAGGAAATAAAGACTTACGCCGGTTTATTCAGCTGTGTGATCAGCATGATCTGTATGTCATGGTCCGAATCGGCCCCTTTTGTCATGGGGAAATGCGCAATGGGGGCATGCCGGATTGGTTGTTCGGCCGTCCGTTCGAGGTCCGTTCCAATGATGAAGGTTATATGATGTATGTGCGGAGGCTTTATGCAGAAATCAGCTTACAGGTGAAGGGTTTACTGTATAAAGACGGAGGTCCGATCATCGGCACTCAAATCGAGAATGAGCATAACCATTCTTCGGCACAGTGGGGTCTGACGACTGGCATTAACAATATGTGGCTTAACGGAGGCAGTGGCGGCAATGAGCATATGCTGCGGTTGAGGGACATGGCGATTGAAACTGGAATAGATACGCCTATCTATACATGTACAGGATGGGGCGGTGCTACAACACCTGTACCTGATATGCTGCCGTTATGGGGCGGCTATGCCTATTGGCCTTGGATTTATTATGAAAATGACCGTTTGGAGGGCATCAAGGAGCATCCGGCAACACCCGAGTACATTTTCCGGGATAAACATAATAACGCCATTCCCAAGAGTTACAACTTCGAGCCGTTTTATAACCCTGAGGATTATCCTTACGCTTGCTGTGAAATGGGCGGCGGGATGGTCCAGTTCTATAAATACCGGTTCGAGTTTCCATATCATAGCGTTCCAGCCATGTCCATCATGAAGACGGCCGAAGGCTGTAATATGCTCGGATACTATATGTACCACGGGGGAAGCAATCCGAAAGGCAAAATTAACCCCTTCACAAACGATCTGGCAACACCAAAAATCTCTTACGATTTCAACGCCATGATTGGCGAACACGGACAGGTGCGCGAATCGTATAGGCGGACAAAGCTGCAGCATTATTTCTTTACGGAGTTCCAGAATCAATTCGCCTTGACCAAGACGGTTCTGCCGGGAGACACTTCCGGGCAAGATCCGTACGATGTGAGTGAATTGCGCTATGCGGTCCGTTCGCATGAGGGCTCCGGCTTCCTGTTCCTGAACAATTTCCAGGATCATGTGGATAATCACGATTTGCGAGACATGAACGTCAGCATTGAGCTTCCAGGTGAGACGGTCACCATTCCGGCTCAAGGGGAGCTCACGCTGGGCAGTGGGAGCTTTGCTATTCTGCCGTATAACTTCGATCTGGCCGGAATCACGCTGAAATATGCTACTGCACAGCTGATCACCAAGCTGGAGGTGGGGGATGAAGTGTATTACTTCTTCTTTGTGCCTGAAGGGATGAAGGGCAGCTATGCGTTGGCAAGTGACGATGTAACGAGCGTAGAGGCCGACGGCGGAAGTGCCTTGCAACTGGGCGATATGACGATTATTGAAGTAGAAGAGCAGGCTTCCACGATCGTTCGGCTCGTATCCGCGGCAGGCAAGAAGATTGTGATCTATACCATGACGGACGAGCAAAGCCTCGGGTTCTGGAAGGCCAATGTCCGCGGGAAGCAGCGTATCATATTTACGGATGCCAATCTGCTTGTTTCAGGGGATGAGATCAAGCTGGAATCAACCAATCAGGAGGAAATCACGCTGAGCATTTTCCCTGATTTCGACGAAGGTTTAGGCTCCGTCTCTGGCGGAAAGCTGGCGAGTACCAGGATAGACGGGTTATTTAAGACCTACAATCTGCTTATTCCCAGGAAAGAGATCGCTTTTACATGGACGAAAGTCAAGAATGAACGGGCGGTTCTGGAATTTGCAGCCGGAGCACTGGACGGTGTTAAAGAAGCCTTGCTGCAAATCGACTATTCCGGCGATATCGGTTATGCCTTCATTGACGGAGATCTGATTAACGATAATTTCTGCAACAACACGACATGGGAGATTGGACTTAAGCGATTTGAAGAGCGGCTGCTTGAAAAGGGGATGTATCTCTATATATCGCCGATCCGCAAAGGGACTGTCGTGAATAGCAATACGACGATGGCCGGATGGAACGAGACAGCTGCAGAACTGATTGCCGATATTGCTACTGTCCGTGCGGTTCCGGTTTATGAACTGGCGATAACCAAATAA
- a CDS encoding DUF5107 domain-containing protein, with product MNHETVDHTLEADPTKSSQVQVWETSVLIPTYEAGEADPNPMFLEKRVYQGSSGRVYPHPVIERISDVKHDKNYKLVILENQYIRIEIMPEIGGRIYRALDKTNNYDFVYYNRVIKPALVGLAGPWISGGIEFNWPQHHRPNTFGPVEYKFAATEDGSAAVWVSEIDRMYGTKVTVAFKLYPDKAYLEINAQLYNRTPEPQTFLWWANPAVAVNENTQSVFPPDVTAVFDHGKRDVSRFPIATGTYYKQDYSEGVDISRYKNIPVPTSYMAYKSDYNFVGAYDYGVEAGLLHVANHHISPGKKQWTWGNGDFGQAWDRQLTDEDGPYIELMTGVYTDNQPDFTWLQPYEEKTFTQYFMPYKNIGAVKNASIEAAVNLEVDAETGEAVIKVYATSKLEHAVVELSGAATRYLQDTVELSPVEVYQKVIPLKSKEQEYDLKLSVRNREGRLLVSYQPKRPDIERVPEAARPLAAPEELRSAEELYLAGQHLEQYRHATFEPEAYYLEGLKRDNGDIRLNVAYGTLLLRRGLYIDSEQYFRKAIERLTWRNPNPYDSEAYYQLGVALYGQGRLDEAFSAFHKSVWSAAWQDAGYFSLAQISSLKGQYAEALEQIEHSLIRNLRNYKARNLKAALLRKLGLVDKAKAYAISTLKLDVADFGAYHELGLAHVSMGDNIAAQGIFDEMQQLMRNDAHNYLNVIADYMNSGFYEEAIAVGERIVTQGNSVYPMLHYALAELYERTGQHEHAYEARRKGQLANPTYCFPNTLFELDLLTSAVQANPEDDKAYYYLGNFYYDKKRPIDAIASWEQSRALRDDYPTVHRNLGLAYYNKQNNPQAALASFELAFACAPDDGRIFFELDQLRKKLAWSADQRLHILEERRDMVEKRDDLYVEYVTLLNNLERYEEAIAALSLRNFHPWEGGEGKVTEQYKLAHTELGKLALQNGHYEAAAQHLQQALVYPLNLGEGKLEGTQENNIYYYLGLAYEGLQRESEAIASYTIASQGLDEPTSSLFYNDQPPEMIFYQGLAWLKLRNRKEAKRRFNILIDYAEKHIFDDIKMDYFAVSLPDFLVFEDDLNRRNVIHCRYMRGLGLLGLERGAEAKTELDIVLEMEPNHQGAVIHHRLCAAEVI from the coding sequence ATGAATCATGAGACTGTGGATCATACGCTGGAGGCAGATCCAACCAAATCCAGTCAGGTACAAGTGTGGGAAACGAGCGTGTTGATACCTACATATGAGGCGGGTGAAGCTGACCCCAATCCTATGTTTCTGGAGAAAAGAGTATATCAGGGAAGTTCCGGCCGTGTGTATCCGCATCCGGTGATTGAGCGTATCTCGGATGTGAAGCATGATAAAAATTACAAATTGGTTATTTTGGAAAATCAATATATCCGTATTGAGATCATGCCGGAAATCGGTGGCAGAATCTATCGTGCGCTTGACAAGACCAACAATTACGACTTCGTCTATTATAACCGCGTCATTAAGCCTGCGCTGGTGGGCCTTGCAGGCCCTTGGATCTCCGGAGGAATTGAATTTAACTGGCCCCAGCACCATCGCCCGAATACGTTCGGTCCGGTTGAATACAAATTCGCTGCAACGGAAGATGGCAGTGCTGCAGTATGGGTAAGTGAAATTGACCGGATGTACGGTACGAAAGTCACAGTTGCCTTTAAGCTCTATCCAGACAAGGCCTACCTGGAGATTAATGCACAATTATACAACCGAACACCTGAGCCGCAGACCTTCTTGTGGTGGGCGAATCCAGCTGTAGCGGTTAATGAGAATACGCAATCCGTGTTTCCTCCAGATGTAACAGCTGTATTTGATCATGGCAAAAGGGATGTTTCGCGTTTCCCTATCGCTACCGGAACCTATTACAAACAGGATTATTCGGAAGGCGTAGATATTTCCCGGTACAAGAATATTCCGGTTCCGACTTCGTATATGGCTTATAAATCCGATTATAATTTCGTTGGTGCATATGATTACGGCGTAGAGGCCGGATTGCTGCATGTAGCGAATCATCATATTTCTCCCGGCAAGAAACAGTGGACTTGGGGAAATGGAGATTTCGGCCAAGCATGGGACCGTCAATTGACGGATGAAGATGGCCCGTACATTGAACTCATGACTGGAGTGTACACAGACAATCAGCCAGACTTCACTTGGCTTCAGCCTTATGAGGAGAAGACATTTACCCAGTATTTCATGCCTTACAAAAACATCGGTGCCGTAAAAAATGCCTCCATTGAAGCGGCCGTGAACCTGGAGGTTGATGCTGAAACCGGAGAGGCAGTGATCAAGGTATATGCAACATCTAAACTTGAACATGCCGTTGTGGAGCTGAGCGGAGCAGCCACCCGGTATCTGCAGGACACTGTTGAATTGTCTCCGGTAGAGGTATATCAGAAGGTTATACCGCTGAAGAGTAAGGAGCAGGAGTATGATTTGAAGCTTTCTGTCCGAAATAGGGAAGGAAGGTTACTTGTCTCCTATCAACCGAAACGTCCGGATATTGAGCGCGTCCCTGAAGCTGCTAGACCACTGGCCGCACCAGAAGAACTGCGTTCTGCCGAAGAACTGTATCTGGCTGGCCAGCATCTGGAGCAATATCGTCATGCTACGTTTGAGCCCGAAGCCTACTATCTGGAAGGCTTGAAGCGGGACAACGGCGATATCCGGTTGAATGTAGCTTATGGAACATTACTTCTTCGCCGCGGATTATATATAGATAGCGAGCAGTATTTCCGCAAAGCGATCGAGCGTTTGACCTGGCGCAATCCAAACCCATATGACAGTGAAGCCTACTATCAGCTGGGAGTAGCCCTTTATGGTCAAGGCCGTTTGGATGAAGCTTTTTCTGCTTTCCACAAATCGGTATGGTCGGCAGCGTGGCAGGATGCAGGGTACTTCTCTCTTGCCCAGATTTCCAGCTTGAAAGGCCAGTATGCCGAGGCACTGGAGCAGATTGAGCATTCACTCATCCGTAATTTACGTAACTATAAAGCACGTAATCTGAAAGCCGCATTGCTGCGCAAGCTTGGACTGGTAGATAAAGCAAAGGCCTATGCGATTAGTACTTTGAAATTGGATGTCGCGGATTTTGGAGCTTATCATGAGTTGGGGCTCGCCCATGTATCCATGGGAGATAACATTGCTGCGCAAGGTATTTTCGATGAGATGCAGCAATTGATGAGAAATGATGCTCACAATTATTTGAATGTCATCGCAGATTATATGAACAGCGGTTTCTATGAAGAAGCCATTGCAGTAGGTGAAAGAATAGTCACTCAGGGGAATTCCGTTTATCCGATGCTGCATTATGCACTCGCTGAATTATATGAACGTACCGGACAACATGAACATGCTTATGAAGCTCGTCGTAAGGGACAATTGGCCAATCCAACCTATTGTTTTCCGAACACATTGTTTGAACTTGATCTGCTGACAAGCGCAGTTCAGGCTAATCCGGAGGACGACAAAGCTTATTACTATCTCGGAAACTTCTATTATGATAAGAAGCGGCCAATCGATGCAATTGCGAGCTGGGAGCAGTCACGTGCGCTGAGAGATGATTATCCGACAGTTCACCGCAATTTGGGGTTGGCTTATTACAACAAGCAAAATAATCCGCAAGCGGCCCTGGCTTCGTTCGAGCTGGCCTTTGCTTGTGCACCGGATGATGGACGTATTTTCTTTGAACTGGATCAGCTGCGCAAGAAGCTTGCGTGGTCAGCAGACCAACGTCTCCATATTCTTGAAGAGCGGCGAGATATGGTTGAGAAGCGGGATGATCTGTATGTGGAGTACGTAACCCTGCTAAACAATCTTGAACGTTATGAAGAGGCTATCGCTGCACTGTCTCTACGTAATTTCCATCCCTGGGAAGGTGGAGAGGGGAAAGTGACCGAGCAATATAAGTTGGCTCATACCGAGCTTGGCAAACTAGCGCTGCAAAACGGTCATTATGAGGCAGCAGCTCAGCATTTGCAACAAGCGCTCGTATATCCGCTGAATCTGGGTGAAGGGAAGTTGGAAGGAACTCAGGAGAACAATATTTATTATTATCTTGGTTTGGCTTACGAAGGTTTGCAACGGGAATCAGAAGCCATCGCCAGTTACACCATAGCTTCACAGGGTCTGGATGAGCCGACAAGTTCGTTGTTCTACAATGATCAACCGCCGGAAATGATCTTCTACCAAGGATTGGCCTGGTTGAAGCTCCGTAACAGGAAAGAAGCCAAGCGTCGTTTTAATATACTGATTGATTATGCTGAAAAGCATATTTTTGACGACATCAAAATGGATTACTTTGCCGTATCTTTGCCGGACTTTCTGGTGTTTGAGGATGACCTTAACCGGCGCAATGTCATCCATTGCAGGTACATGAGGGGCCTTGGACTTCTGGGGCTTGAACGCGGTGCAGAAGCAAAAACTGAACTTGATATAGTGCTCGAAATGGAACCTAATCATCAAGGGGCGGTTATTCATCACCGTTTATGCGCTGCAGAAGTGATCTGA